Below is a window of Planococcus rifietoensis DNA.
TAATAATTATTACTAGAAGCGCAAATAAACATCAAAGCAAAATGAAATCCAGTTCATAAGTTTGTAGCATTTGAAAAATTTGACACTCAATAGTAAAATTAACCATTTTTTTATCATCGCTCTGTCATGTATGGCTAAAATTGTGTGGTGCACAGGGACAACCAGACACTCAAATCCCTCCAAACCAACAATCTCTTCATTTAAATTGTGCCGTGCACAGGGATACAAACAAAAAAAGCTTAGACCCTCTAACTTCAGGGTATTCTATAAATTGTTGTGATAAAAACACGAAAAGGAGAATGTCCCGTGAACTATGTAACATTAAACAATAAACTCGAAATGCCCCAATTAGGATTCGGTGTTTGGCAAGTCGACAGCGACCAAGCTGCCGAAGCCGTATCAACTGCATTAAAAACTGGCTATACCTCTATCGATACAGCCATGATCTATAAAAACGAAGAAGGCGTCGGAAAAGCCTTGAAAGAAACTTCCGTCCCGCGTGAAGAGTTGTTTATCACTACAAAAGTCTGGAACTCTGACCAAGGCTACGACAGCACTTTGCGCGCATTTGACGAAAGCCTTGAGCGCCTCGGCCTTGATTATGTGGACCTCTACCTCATCCACTGGCCAACGCCTGAGTTCGACAATTACGTCGAGACGTATAAAGCGATGGAAAAACTATACAAAGACGGCCGCGTCAAAGCGATCGGCGTCTGCAATTTCCAACCTGAACATCTACAACGCTTGTTGGACGAGTGCGACGTGCCGCCTGTCCTCAACCAAATCGAATGCCATCCATACTTGGCGCAAAATGACGTCAAAGAATTCTGTGCGCAGCACGATATTTTCGTGGAAGCGTGGAGCCCGCTTGACCAAGGCGGCGAAGTACTGAAAGACGAAGTGATTCAACAAATCGCTGAAGCACACAAAAAATCCCCAGCTCAAATCGTCTTGCGCTGGCACCTGCAAAACAACACGATCGTCATTCCGAAATCCGTCACACCGTCACGCATCGAAGAAAACTTCAACGTCTTCGATTTCGAATTAAGCGAAGAGGACATGAACCAAATCAACGGGTTGGACAAAAACCGCCGCAAAGGCGCTCACCCGAACGAAATGAACGTCCGTTAATATCTCCATAAGAAAAGCCCGTTCCTTCCCTGGAACGGGCTTTTTTCTGCTTAAATTGTGTGGTGCACAGGGACAAATGAACATACAAATGCTGCCGCAGCAGGATTTCCGGCCCGCGAATTGTGTGGTGCACAGGGACAGCACCAACTACAAATTCCTCTCCATATATCCCTTGCCCCAGTCGTACATCGAATCGAGGATCGGCATGAGGCTCCGCCCTTGTTCCGTCAGCGAATACTCCACTTTCGGCGGCACGACCGGATACACTTCGCGGTGGACGATCAAGTGATCTTCCAATTCACGCAGCTGGTTCACCAGCATGCGTTGCGTGATGCCGGGCATGAGTTTTTTCAACTCGCCGAAACGCTTCGTGCCTGATTTCCCTAAATGCCACAACACGAGCATCTTCCACTTTCCGCCGATGATGGAAAGGGTCAATTCTTTTTCGCAATTAAATGTCTTCTCTCCCAAATTGGGCATTCATTTTCCCTCCATCGTTCGCGCATTTCATTCTTGTGATGTCTACTGGAATCCGTCGCTCACTGCCCCGAATCGACAGCGGCTGTCCGCGGTTCCAAGATGAATTTATTGAGCACGTGCAACACGCCTTCTTCGTTGTTCGACAAACTGGTGTAATCCGCGAGCTCTTTTAATTCGTCGACGGCGTTGCCCATGGCGATGCCGAATCCCGCTGCTTTGACGAGATCCGTGTCGTTATGGTTATCGCCGATCCCGATCACTTCCGAAGAATCAATGCCGAGATGTTCGGCCAAAAACTTCAAGGCACTGCCTTTATTCGCTTCCGGATGCGTCACTTCGAGGTAGCGCAGTTTGGATTTCTCGATACATGCTTCGTCGCCCAAAACCGCCTGCAATTCTTCCTGCACCGGCGCGAGGGCTTCCGGTTCGTCGATAAACAGCAATTTCATGAAGCCGTTTTTCGCAAGCTTGAGGAGATCCGGTTCGATTTCATAGCCGACTCCGACTTCTTTGGAATACGCTCTAACTTGTTCGTTATCCACGGCGCTGTAGAGCACATCGTCTTGATAGACTTGGATATGCATTTGCTTCTCCGCTGCCAAGTGGATGCATTTTTGCGCGATCTCAAACGGCACGACGCGCTCACGCAGCACTTCTCCGCTCGTCGCCGATTTGATCATCGCCCCTTGGTACGTGATCATCGGTGCATCGAGCCCCAACTCCAAGGCGATGCGCTGTGCGGACGGGTACATGCGTCCCGTCGCAATCGTCACGACCACTCCGTGTTCCATCGATTCGCGAATCGCTGTCATCGTATCTGTTGTCACCGTCAACTCATCCGTCAGCAAAGTTCCATCTAAATCAATTGCAATCATTTTATACATACACTTGCTCCTTCATATCAAAATAGTTTCGTTGGCGGGCCTTTTATTAAAATTAAGCGCTGTACGAGCGGCTCGCCATTCATTTCAATCAACACTGCCCTGTCACCGCAGTTCTCCATTCCATCAATTTTGCACCTCTGTGAGCGAGTTGTCCAATAGGTAAGCTTGGCATGAAAAATAAGCTTGAGACGGAATCACTTCCAGCCTCAAGCTTATTTCTGTGTTATTCCAAATTGGCGTGTGTGCCGAACATCGTATCGGCAGTGATGTGGTGCTGCTCCATATACGCCAAGACGAGCGCGTCGTACACCACCAATAGCGATTGCTCGAACAACGAACCCATCGGTTGAATGGATTTGCCGCTCGCACCCTCCGCCTTGGCTTGCGCCGGGATGGTGAGATGAAGGCTAGCAAGCTTGCCGATTGATGACGCCGGATTGGTCGTCACCGCCGCGACCGTTGCGCCGATTGCGTTCGCTTTTTCCATCATCGCAAGCAAGCTGCCCGTTTCACCGGAACCCGATCCGACGATGAACAAATCATTTTCCTGCAAGCTCGGTGTCACCGTTTCGCCGACGACATAAGCGGTCAAGCCCATATGCACCATGCGCATGACGAACGCTTTCGCCATGAACCCCGAGCGGCCACCGCCTGCGACGAAAATCTTGTCGGCTTGCCCCATCGCAGTGACCAATCGGGATGCTTCTGCCTCGTCCACTTGCCCAACTGTATGCGCAAGTTCGGCTGAAATTTCATTCATAAATCCAGAAGCGCTCACGTTAAACCGTCACGCTTTCGTTCATCAACGCTTTGATTTTCGCCGCTTCTGATTGCTTGTCGTCTTTAGACGTGATGCCGCCCCCGACAATGATCAAATCCGGCTGCGCTTTGATCACTTCCGGCAAAGTTTCGAGCTTAATGCCCCCAGCAATCGCCGTTTTCGCATTTTTCACGACGCCTTTGATGGTGCGCAAGTCTGCAAATGAATCTTTGCCCTCTGCCTGCAAATCATAGCCCGTGTGAACGCAAATATAATCCGCTCCCAGTACGTCCAGTTCAGCTGCGCGTGTTTCGATGTCTTTCACGGCGATCATGTCGACCAGGATCTTCTTGCCAAGTTTCTTCGCTTCTTCGACTGCGCCTTTGATCGACGAATCTTCCGCCTGCGCGAGAATCGTCACGATGTCCGCTCCAGCAGCCGCTGCGTTGCCGACTTCATAAGCCGCCGCGTCCATGATTTTCACATCCGCCAAGACTTCAAGGTGTGGAAACGCCGCTTTCACTTCGCGAACGGCTTTCAATCCTTCTTGGTTAATGACCGGTGTGCCCAGTTCCACGATATCGATCGACCCTTCAACTTCTTTGATCAATTCGATGGCTTGCGGAATATCTACTAAATCCAATGCTAGTTGTAATTTCATCTATGTGTAGCTCCTCATATGCGTATTTTGATGCTTACCAAGTGTAAGTCCTGCCCTACATCTTGGGAAGTACGCACTTTAACCGCACATACAGACAAAAAGTATACCGTCACCTGTGGAATTGTGTGTCGCACAGGGACGAACAGACAGTCAAATGCCGCCGCGACGGGAATCCGGCCCGTCAAATTGTGTGGTGCACAGGGACAAGCAAGAATTCCCCCTACCGGAATTGTGTGGTGCACAGGGACGCAAACCACCATCCGCAACACAAAAACCGCATCCCGGCGCCGTTTCGGCCACCGGGATGCGGTTGGAATTGTGTGGTGCACAGGGACAGCTGCAACAGCTGCAGCAACTACTTCTTCATCGCCTCATACTGGCGCACGACTTCTTTCGCCAGTTCGCTGTCAGCTTCAAGCCCGCTGACTTCTGTCAATACGCGCTCCGGCCCGCCTTGTGCGATCATCTCTTGGATTTTTACCGCTTCTTCGTCTTCTGCATAATCGAACAACAACGCCGCCGCGATCGCTTTCGCGAGATGCGAATACGCAAGCCCCGCTTTTTGCGCTTGCACGGCCGGGCGCACGAGGCGGTCTTCCGGGCCGAGCTTGCGGATCGGCGCGCGGCCGACGCGCGTGACGCCGTCGTTCAAATAGCTGTTTTTGAAGCGTTCGATGTTTTTATCGATATAGTCAAGGTGCTCGTCTTCGTCCAAGCCGTATTGCTTCACGAGGTACGCGCCCGTCTCTTTTAAGGTTTCCCGCACTTCTTGTTCAATTTCCGGGTCGGCCAAGGTTTCATCGATTGTCGTTTTGCCGGCGAGATAGCCGTAATACGCGATGACCGCGTGCCCCGTATTGACTGTGAACAGCTTGCGCTCAATGAACGGCGCCAAGTCTTCGACAATCGTCATGCCGGTCACGTGAGGAATGTCTTCAGTCGTTTCAACAACCCACTCGTAATACGGCTCAACCAAGACATCAAGCGAATGGCCTTCCTGGATCGGCACAATGCGGTCGACCGCCGAATTAAAGAAATACACTTTGCCGGCGAGATCCGCTTTCGCTTCGTCGCTCAAATGGCTCAAAATATGTCCTTTCAAAATATCGGTCGCGCCGATCTGGTTTTCACAGGCAATGATGTATAATTTTTCCGAACCCGCGCTCATGTCTGTCGCTACATCCAAATCAGACGCCGGCACCAAATCCGGCCCCGTCGCGAAATTGCCTTTGACGCGCGCTTCGATTCCTTTTGCGATTAACGGCGCAATGCGCGGCAAAATGTTCGGCCCGATTGCCGTCGTCAAATACGTCGCTTGCTGGATCTTCGCAATGACCGCTTCTTCGTCTTTCATATTATTGATGCCCGATACATTCTCCACCAAGACGCTTTCTTCTGTCTCCTGCGCCATGTTGACGCGGTACTGGCCTTGTGCGTTCAACCCGTCGATAACTTGTTCCGCCACATCGACGAAACTGACGTGATAGCCGGATTCCGAGAACAACGCCCCGATAAACCCTCTGCCGATATTGCCTGCTCCAAAATGAATCGCTTGTTTCATTCCAATCATTCCTTCATCAAATTATTTTGTAAGTATTCGTAAAACAACTCTTCCAACTTGCCGCGGATGACGCCTTCATTCGATGACGAGAAAATCATCATCGCCGCTTCGCTTTCAATGAGGCTCGAACTAATCAAGCTCATGATTTCCTGTTCGCGCTCGCTTAATTCCACCGGCGTCAGCATCAATAATAAATTCGTCATGTGCACGTCGCGGCCATCCATCCCTTTGACCGCACTCGGCGCATCCAAATGCACCACTTGGAACAGCAACTGCCCGACCGACTCGTCGCGGCAATGAAACAGCGCCATATTGGTCCCCGGGATCCCAAGGCCGCCTTTTGTTTCGCGGTCTTGTAATTGCCGCAACGTGCTCGCCGCATCCAACAACCCGTCCGACTCCAGGCCGTCCAATACATCCGAGAGCACACCCCAATAATCGGTGCCGCGCATGTTCACGACCCCGAAATGTTCGAGTATCGCTTCCATGCCGGTCTGCACTTGCTTGATGTCGAGCAGCAAGCGCCGCAGATCCGGCCGATGTTTCCTGCCCGCCTCGCCGAAATCTTCCGCCGGCAAATATTGCTTGTTGCGCGTCACTTTCTGGATATTGTGCTGCAAGTAATTCTCGATATGGCTGATGTCTTGTTCGTTCAAAAGGGGGCTCACCATCAAATAATCCACATCGGTGACCGGCAGGCGGATCGTCGAAATGACCAAATCGTAGTCCTGGAAGTTCGCCGTCTGGAAATCGTGGATCGACAAGATCTTCACCGTATCAATTTCCGGCAGCTCTTTTTGAATGCGGCTCGCCAGCATTTTCGACGTGCCGATACCAGTCGGGCAAACGACGACCGCGTCGATCTGCACACGTTCTTCATTCATCAATAAGGCCGATCCGAAATGAAGCACGATAAACGCCACTTCGTCCGCCGAGAACTCGAGGTCGTCAAACTCCGTCTCCAACGTCTGCTTGACCGCGAGAAACAGCATCGGGTATTTCTTCTTGATCTCGTCGGTCAACGGGTTGAACGATTCGAGCTTTTGCTTGAGCCGGAAAATGAGCGGCTCCATATGCGCAAGCAAGCCTTGGTACAAGGAGAAATCTTTCGTCAAATCAACGCCGAGCTGCCCCGACACGTCGCGTATCATGTTCTTGACCAGTTTCCCGAGCAGCACGCTATCGTAGTACAGCACATTGGACGCCTGGATTTTCGAACCCTTCAACACCACCGCAAGAAACTCAATATCGCGCTCCGTCAACTCCACGCCAAGCCGCTCATGCAAATCGTCACAAATCGCTTCGATCACATGGTACTCGCCGTTCGGCTCGCTGCCAGCCGGTTGCGCGTCCAGCAAAAAGCCGTTTTCGGTGCGCCGCAGCGCCAAAGCGAGATGCACGACCAAGCCCGTATAACCGCTGTCCGCCAAGCGGATCTGCTCGTCGCTGATGTGTTCGCCGACCAATTTATTCGCCGACGCGAGATAGTCTGGGTTGAAATAGCCGAGCACTTTGTCGTCCTGCGTCTTGCCGCGCTGCAAATAATACAGGCTTTCAATGAGCTCTTCGTAGAAATGAATGAGGAAATAGGCAGCCAGCGCATGGCGTTTATGCGCTTCCTCACCTGCCACTTCCACACCGACACCGCGCTGACGGGACAAAGTGACCGAGAACTTGCGCAGCCAATTGCCGAGCTCATCCAAATACGAAGTGAGCGTCGTCGTGCTGATGCCGAGCTGATTCGACAGCACCTGCTTTTTAAAAAACGCGCCTTCTTCCATTAAAATGATGAGCAAGCGCAGCTTCTTCTCTTCAGGCGTCGCTTCCGGCGCACTCGATGCCGCAAGCTTTTGCATCAAGCGATAGATTTTCTCGTTATTGCCATCAATAAACAGCGCATCCGCCGCATTGCGCTTCATCGCAAGGCCGAACCCCTCCAAGAGCTTATCCACCGACTTCAAATCGCGCTGAATCGTCCGCGCGCTGACATCAAGATACGTCGCCAAGGAATTAACCGTATGCTTCGCCGACATCCGCGTCACCAGCTCAATAATCGACTTTTCCCTAACCGTGACAAACATCCACTCACCTACTCCCTTGTCACCTTTCGTTAATGAAGACTTTGTTGAATCAAATACTGAGTCATAAACCATGTTTTCCGAGGCTTACCGTGGGACAGGAATCGAACGGACACTTTTCCAAAACTCAAATATCCCACTGATCTATGCGCACTTCCTATAACTATAGAAGACTATTGTTTTTTACCTATTCTATATACAGTTTCTCACTACTACGCATATTCCGCAAAAACACTGGTTTTCCTCTTTTATCTAACTGAGTTTAGCCCCTCTGCCTATTCGTCACACTGGGATGTAAAAGCGGAAGGCGGCGACTCCAGCGGGAATAGCATGAGTCTTGAGACCCCGCAGGAAGCGAAGCGACCGAGGAGGCTCAAGCCATGCCCGCGGAAAGCGTCCGCCTGGAGCGATTTCCCCACTAACATTTACTATATCTGTTCACTTATTGATCTTGCTCACTTTGAATAAACCAAAGAAATAGCACAAAAAGGCAGGATCTCCCCTGCCTTTTCGTGATGTTGATTATTTGCTGTTCAAGATGTCGAGCAGTTCTTTAGAAGATTTCGCGGCGACGAGTTCGTCGACGTTCGACTGCTCGGCGCAGATGACCGCGATGCCTGACAGGATCTCCAGGTGCGTGCCGTCTTTACCAGCGATGGCGAAGATCAATTTCGCTTTCTCTCCGTCAAAGTCTACCCCGTCCGGCACTTGGACAACCGTAAAGCCGGATTTGATCACCGCTTTTTTCGCTTCTTCGGTGCCGTGCGGAATCGCGACATCATTGCCCATATAGGTCGTCGTGATTTCCTCACGCTTCAACATTTCATCGACATACGATGGCTCGACGTATCCTGCTTTCACAAGTGCGTCACCTGCGAAGCGGATTGCTTCTTCTTTATTTCGGAAGCGTTTATTGATGAAAATATTGTCTTCCGTCAGTAGTGGAGCGTCGCCTTCATCACCAGTCGCTGCGTTCGCTTCGCTGTCGTCGACCAGTTCACTTTGCTCTTCTGTCACGCCATGTTTCATGCGCTCGATCAAGCGGTCGTATTCTGGGCTCGACAGGAAGTTATCGACCGAGATGTGGTACGCATCCGGGCGTTTGTCTTTCGCACGCGGCGTCAATTTATCCTGCGTGATGATGATTTGCGAATCGGCAGGGATCGACGAAATCGCGCTGTTGGTGACTTTGATGTGCATGCCCGCTTCTTTTACTTTCTTACTCAAGAGCGAGGCGCCCATCGCGCTCGACCCCATTCCGGCGTCACACGCAAAGACGATTTTTTGGACATCGTCCGGGAATTTTCCAGATGCAGAAGCCGTGCCTGCAGCTCCAGCTCCAGCGCTAGCGCCAAGTGCGCCGGCAACCGAGCTCTTCTTGCCTTTCATTTCTTCCATACGTTTCGTTGCAGCTTCGACGTCTTCATCAGATGCTGTGTCTTTGCTGCGCTTCAAGATGACCGCTGAAATTAAGAACGAGACCGTCGCTGCGACCAAAATCGCCGTGAAGTTCGCGACGTATGCCATGCCTTCAGGCGGTGTGACCGCTGCGATCGCGAAGATACTGCCTGGTGATGCAGGGGCCATCAAGCCGCCGCCCATCAAGACCAGTGTGAACACGCCGCTCATGCCGCCGAGGATGACGGACAACAGAAGCATCGGTTTCATTAACACGTACGGGAAGTAAATCTCGTGGATCCCGCCGAAAAAGTGGATAATAACTGCTCCTGGTGCCGATTGCTTCGCGATGCCTTTTCCGAAGAACATGAACGCGAGCAAGACGCCAAGGCCAGGTCCTGGGTTCGCTTCAAGCAAGAACAGAACCGAACGGCCAGCCTGCTGGACTTGTTCAAGCCCAAGCGGCGTCAGGATGCCGTGGTTGATTGCATTATTGAGGAATAAAATTTTCCCCGGTTCGATCAAAATGCTTGTTAATGGAAGCAAGCCTGTTTCTAGCAACCAGTCAACGCCTGCGACCAAGACTTGCGTCAATGCGCTGACGGCTGGTCCGATGCCGAGATAAGCGAAGATCGCTAGCGCCCCGCCGAGAATACCCGCGGAGAAGTTATTGACGAGCATTTCAAAACCAGAGCGGATCTTGCCTTCGATCAAATGGTCAAACTGCTTGATGACCCAAGCCGCAAGCGGCCCCATGATCATCGCGCCGA
It encodes the following:
- a CDS encoding aldo/keto reductase, producing the protein MNYVTLNNKLEMPQLGFGVWQVDSDQAAEAVSTALKTGYTSIDTAMIYKNEEGVGKALKETSVPREELFITTKVWNSDQGYDSTLRAFDESLERLGLDYVDLYLIHWPTPEFDNYVETYKAMEKLYKDGRVKAIGVCNFQPEHLQRLLDECDVPPVLNQIECHPYLAQNDVKEFCAQHDIFVEAWSPLDQGGEVLKDEVIQQIAEAHKKSPAQIVLRWHLQNNTIVIPKSVTPSRIEENFNVFDFELSEEDMNQINGLDKNRRKGAHPNEMNVR
- a CDS encoding winged helix-turn-helix transcriptional regulator; this encodes MPNLGEKTFNCEKELTLSIIGGKWKMLVLWHLGKSGTKRFGELKKLMPGITQRMLVNQLRELEDHLIVHREVYPVVPPKVEYSLTEQGRSLMPILDSMYDWGKGYMERNL
- a CDS encoding Cof-type HAD-IIB family hydrolase — protein: MYKMIAIDLDGTLLTDELTVTTDTMTAIRESMEHGVVVTIATGRMYPSAQRIALELGLDAPMITYQGAMIKSATSGEVLRERVVPFEIAQKCIHLAAEKQMHIQVYQDDVLYSAVDNEQVRAYSKEVGVGYEIEPDLLKLAKNGFMKLLFIDEPEALAPVQEELQAVLGDEACIEKSKLRYLEVTHPEANKGSALKFLAEHLGIDSSEVIGIGDNHNDTDLVKAAGFGIAMGNAVDELKELADYTSLSNNEEGVLHVLNKFILEPRTAAVDSGQ
- the hxlB gene encoding 6-phospho-3-hexuloisomerase, giving the protein MNEISAELAHTVGQVDEAEASRLVTAMGQADKIFVAGGGRSGFMAKAFVMRMVHMGLTAYVVGETVTPSLQENDLFIVGSGSGETGSLLAMMEKANAIGATVAAVTTNPASSIGKLASLHLTIPAQAKAEGASGKSIQPMGSLFEQSLLVVYDALVLAYMEQHHITADTMFGTHANLE
- the hxlA gene encoding 3-hexulose-6-phosphate synthase gives rise to the protein MKLQLALDLVDIPQAIELIKEVEGSIDIVELGTPVINQEGLKAVREVKAAFPHLEVLADVKIMDAAAYEVGNAAAAGADIVTILAQAEDSSIKGAVEEAKKLGKKILVDMIAVKDIETRAAELDVLGADYICVHTGYDLQAEGKDSFADLRTIKGVVKNAKTAIAGGIKLETLPEVIKAQPDLIIVGGGITSKDDKQSEAAKIKALMNESVTV
- a CDS encoding mannitol-1-phosphate 5-dehydrogenase, which encodes MKQAIHFGAGNIGRGFIGALFSESGYHVSFVDVAEQVIDGLNAQGQYRVNMAQETEESVLVENVSGINNMKDEEAVIAKIQQATYLTTAIGPNILPRIAPLIAKGIEARVKGNFATGPDLVPASDLDVATDMSAGSEKLYIIACENQIGATDILKGHILSHLSDEAKADLAGKVYFFNSAVDRIVPIQEGHSLDVLVEPYYEWVVETTEDIPHVTGMTIVEDLAPFIERKLFTVNTGHAVIAYYGYLAGKTTIDETLADPEIEQEVRETLKETGAYLVKQYGLDEDEHLDYIDKNIERFKNSYLNDGVTRVGRAPIRKLGPEDRLVRPAVQAQKAGLAYSHLAKAIAAALLFDYAEDEEAVKIQEMIAQGGPERVLTEVSGLEADSELAKEVVRQYEAMKK
- a CDS encoding BglG family transcription antiterminator, with amino-acid sequence MFVTVREKSIIELVTRMSAKHTVNSLATYLDVSARTIQRDLKSVDKLLEGFGLAMKRNAADALFIDGNNEKIYRLMQKLAASSAPEATPEEKKLRLLIILMEEGAFFKKQVLSNQLGISTTTLTSYLDELGNWLRKFSVTLSRQRGVGVEVAGEEAHKRHALAAYFLIHFYEELIESLYYLQRGKTQDDKVLGYFNPDYLASANKLVGEHISDEQIRLADSGYTGLVVHLALALRRTENGFLLDAQPAGSEPNGEYHVIEAICDDLHERLGVELTERDIEFLAVVLKGSKIQASNVLYYDSVLLGKLVKNMIRDVSGQLGVDLTKDFSLYQGLLAHMEPLIFRLKQKLESFNPLTDEIKKKYPMLFLAVKQTLETEFDDLEFSADEVAFIVLHFGSALLMNEERVQIDAVVVCPTGIGTSKMLASRIQKELPEIDTVKILSIHDFQTANFQDYDLVISTIRLPVTDVDYLMVSPLLNEQDISHIENYLQHNIQKVTRNKQYLPAEDFGEAGRKHRPDLRRLLLDIKQVQTGMEAILEHFGVVNMRGTDYWGVLSDVLDGLESDGLLDAASTLRQLQDRETKGGLGIPGTNMALFHCRDESVGQLLFQVVHLDAPSAVKGMDGRDVHMTNLLLMLTPVELSEREQEIMSLISSSLIESEAAMMIFSSSNEGVIRGKLEELFYEYLQNNLMKE
- a CDS encoding PTS mannitol transporter subunit IICBA, with translation MAQERSSVKVKVQKFGNFLSSMVMPNIGAFIAWGLITALFIPTGFFPNENFASLVGPMITYLLPLLIGYTGGKLVHDQRGGVIGAIATMGVIVGAPDTPMFLGAMIMGPLAAWVIKQFDHLIEGKIRSGFEMLVNNFSAGILGGALAIFAYLGIGPAVSALTQVLVAGVDWLLETGLLPLTSILIEPGKILFLNNAINHGILTPLGLEQVQQAGRSVLFLLEANPGPGLGVLLAFMFFGKGIAKQSAPGAVIIHFFGGIHEIYFPYVLMKPMLLLSVILGGMSGVFTLVLMGGGLMAPASPGSIFAIAAVTPPEGMAYVANFTAILVAATVSFLISAVILKRSKDTASDEDVEAATKRMEEMKGKKSSVAGALGASAGAGAAGTASASGKFPDDVQKIVFACDAGMGSSAMGASLLSKKVKEAGMHIKVTNSAISSIPADSQIIITQDKLTPRAKDKRPDAYHISVDNFLSSPEYDRLIERMKHGVTEEQSELVDDSEANAATGDEGDAPLLTEDNIFINKRFRNKEEAIRFAGDALVKAGYVEPSYVDEMLKREEITTTYMGNDVAIPHGTEEAKKAVIKSGFTVVQVPDGVDFDGEKAKLIFAIAGKDGTHLEILSGIAVICAEQSNVDELVAAKSSKELLDILNSK